From one Formosa sediminum genomic stretch:
- a CDS encoding YceI family protein, which translates to MKTENHPLKISQILSLIFTLFSASVMLAQTYTLNNDASKLSVFGTSSLHDWEMVAEQKSGSISLNTTAETPSISALNLKVVAESLESGKSGMDKNAYKALKTDDHKSIDFKMVDIQSITSKGNGVYAVKTTGNLTIAGTTKTITLNFNLTLTDNKVKLNGNYTFKMTQFKVEPPTAMFGTITTGDELKIEFNIVLQ; encoded by the coding sequence ATGAAAACTGAAAATCATCCCTTAAAAATTTCTCAAATTTTAAGTTTAATATTTACGCTCTTTAGTGCTTCTGTAATGTTAGCTCAAACGTACACATTAAACAATGATGCTTCAAAATTAAGTGTATTTGGAACATCAAGTTTACATGATTGGGAAATGGTTGCTGAACAAAAGAGTGGTTCAATAAGTCTAAACACAACAGCTGAAACGCCTTCAATTTCGGCTTTAAATTTAAAAGTCGTTGCAGAAAGTCTTGAAAGTGGTAAATCTGGTATGGATAAAAATGCTTACAAAGCATTAAAAACAGACGATCACAAAAGCATAGACTTTAAAATGGTAGATATTCAATCTATTACAAGCAAAGGTAATGGAGTATACGCTGTAAAAACCACTGGAAACTTAACTATAGCAGGAACAACAAAAACTATAACCTTAAATTTTAACTTAACTCTTACAGACAATAAAGTAAAACTAAACGGAAATTACACTTTTAAAATGACACAATTTAAAGTGGAACCTCCAACAGCCATGTTTGGTACTATTACAACTGGCGATGAACTAAAAATTGAATTTAATATAGTATTACAATAA
- the murA gene encoding UDP-N-acetylglucosamine 1-carboxyvinyltransferase has translation MATFIIEGQHQLKGSIQPQGAKNEALQILCAVLLTAEEITINNIPDIVDVNKLIDLLRNLGVKITKLDKGSYTFKADEINLKYLESEAFKQDGKGLRGSIMIVGPLLARFGKGYIPKPGGDKIGRRRLDTHFEGFINLGASFRYNKEDHFYGVEAKKLKGTYMLLDEASVTGTANIVMAAVLAEGKTTIYNAACEPYLQQLCKMLNRMGAKISGIGSNMLIIDGVDSLGGTEHRMLPDMIEIGSWIGLAAMTKSELTIKNVSWKDLGLIPNVFRKLGITVEEQGDDIHIPAHTEGYEIQNFIDGSILTISDAPWPGFTPDLLSIILVVATQARGSVLIHQKMFESRLFFVDKLIDMGAKIILCDPHRATVIGHDFKSSLKATTMTSPDIRAGVSLLIAALSAKGTSTIHNIEQIDRGYENIDERLRAIGAKIKRLD, from the coding sequence ATGGCTACATTTATTATAGAAGGACAACACCAATTAAAAGGTAGCATCCAACCTCAAGGCGCTAAAAACGAAGCTTTACAAATTTTATGCGCCGTACTTTTAACTGCAGAAGAAATTACTATTAATAATATCCCTGATATAGTTGATGTTAATAAACTTATAGACCTTTTACGTAACCTAGGTGTAAAAATTACAAAACTAGATAAAGGGTCCTACACCTTTAAAGCAGACGAAATCAATTTAAAATATTTAGAATCTGAAGCCTTTAAACAAGACGGTAAAGGACTTCGTGGTTCTATCATGATTGTTGGTCCGCTTTTAGCTCGTTTTGGTAAAGGTTATATTCCTAAACCAGGTGGAGATAAAATTGGACGTAGAAGATTAGACACCCATTTTGAAGGTTTTATAAATTTAGGTGCCAGTTTTAGATACAATAAAGAAGATCATTTTTATGGTGTTGAAGCTAAAAAACTTAAAGGTACTTACATGCTTCTTGATGAAGCATCGGTTACTGGTACCGCAAATATTGTAATGGCAGCCGTTTTAGCAGAAGGCAAAACTACAATTTATAATGCTGCTTGCGAACCTTATTTACAGCAACTCTGTAAAATGCTTAACCGTATGGGAGCCAAAATTAGTGGCATAGGCTCTAACATGTTAATTATTGATGGTGTAGACTCTTTAGGCGGAACAGAGCACCGTATGCTTCCTGATATGATTGAAATTGGAAGTTGGATAGGTCTAGCAGCAATGACAAAAAGCGAACTTACAATTAAAAATGTAAGTTGGAAAGATTTAGGTCTTATTCCAAATGTATTTAGAAAGTTAGGTATTACAGTAGAAGAACAAGGCGACGATATTCATATTCCTGCACATACAGAAGGCTACGAAATTCAAAATTTTATAGACGGATCTATTCTTACCATTTCAGACGCTCCATGGCCAGGGTTTACCCCAGATTTACTTAGTATTATATTGGTTGTGGCTACACAAGCTCGAGGAAGTGTTCTTATACATCAAAAAATGTTTGAAAGCCGTTTATTCTTTGTAGATAAACTTATTGATATGGGAGCTAAGATTATTCTTTGCGATCCACATCGTGCAACTGTTATAGGGCACGATTTTAAATCGAGTCTTAAAGCGACTACTATGACATCTCCAGACATACGTGCTGGTGTATCTTTACTAATTGCAGCTCTATCTGCTAAAGGTACCTCTACCATTCATAATATTGAACAAATAGATCGTGGTTACGAAAACATAGACGAACGTTTAAGAGCTATAGGCGCAAAAATTAAGCGATTGGATTAA